One window of Methanobacterium alkalithermotolerans genomic DNA carries:
- a CDS encoding succinylglutamate desuccinylase/aspartoacylase domain-containing protein, giving the protein MNFKDNDIISGGKISILSPHSGGNIQDNPYLKKNIFSDNGFDLIIKSAQMGTPLVELGKGRPKVMVVAGVHGNELPPQIAALNLMEHIKNMSLWGTVYLIPFAAPGATMENTRWFKGSDLNRASSSEGSITNMILKFIQMLNLDAVADFHSTKPKSNPGRESVFCTKKPCINSYNIAQYITKKTSSELICYDEAGSMYKGALEDECNLRNIPSVTCEVVSENGKINPGSIERSFLQMKMFLKHFKILR; this is encoded by the coding sequence ATGAATTTTAAAGACAATGATATCATTTCAGGTGGAAAAATTTCTATATTATCTCCCCATTCAGGAGGCAATATTCAGGATAATCCCTACCTGAAAAAGAATATTTTTTCAGATAATGGTTTTGATTTGATTATTAAATCCGCCCAAATGGGCACCCCTCTTGTTGAATTAGGCAAAGGCAGACCCAAGGTAATGGTAGTAGCAGGAGTACATGGAAACGAACTTCCACCTCAAATAGCAGCCTTAAATCTCATGGAACATATTAAAAACATGTCATTATGGGGTACAGTCTATTTAATACCATTTGCTGCACCAGGGGCTACCATGGAAAATACAAGATGGTTTAAAGGATCAGACCTAAATAGAGCCTCTTCCAGTGAGGGATCCATAACCAATATGATCTTAAAATTTATTCAAATGCTTAATTTGGATGCAGTGGCGGACTTTCACTCCACTAAACCTAAAAGCAATCCTGGAAGGGAAAGTGTTTTTTGTACAAAAAAACCCTGCATAAACAGTTATAATATTGCCCAATACATTACAAAAAAAACTTCTTCTGAATTGATTTGCTATGATGAAGCAGGATCCATGTACAAGGGAGCCCTGGAAGATGAATGTAACCTGAGGAATATACCCTCGGTAACATGTGAAGTGGTTTCCGAAAATGGAAAAATTAATCCGGGAAGCATAGAACGCTCTTTTTTACAAATGAAGATGTTTTTAAAACATTTCAAAATCCTGCGTTAA
- a CDS encoding argininosuccinate synthase, with protein sequence MDKVVLAFSGGLDTSVCIKLLEEKYNMEVVTACVDVGQPREEIERPAAVAMDIGNYKHHTIDAREEFASDFIFPAIKANALYEGYPLSTALARPLIAMKIVELAHAEGADAIAHGCTGKGNDQFRFEAIIRSLSDCKIIAPIRDLNLTRTEEMDYARSCGIPLPSDKLYSIDENLWGRAIEGDILEDPMVEPPEDAFSWTRSSADAPEKSQTIEMEFQNGVPIAINGDKLNPLDLVGKCNDLAGMHGIGRVDIIEDRIIGLKSREIYETPGAFLILAAHKALEQMTLTRNELKFAEIVSNTYSELIYDGMWHEPLREDLDHLLSHMQQRVSGIVRLKLHKGSLRVVGRKSPNSLYNQETVSFEDKTLDQREMTGMVKNYAMQAAIYQKLFKK encoded by the coding sequence ATGGATAAAGTGGTTCTGGCATTCAGCGGTGGTCTTGATACTTCAGTTTGTATTAAATTACTTGAAGAAAAATACAACATGGAAGTGGTGACTGCTTGTGTGGATGTAGGGCAACCCCGGGAAGAAATTGAAAGGCCAGCAGCTGTAGCCATGGATATTGGAAATTATAAACATCATACCATTGATGCCCGAGAGGAATTTGCTTCGGATTTTATATTTCCTGCTATTAAAGCAAATGCATTATATGAAGGGTACCCCTTGAGTACAGCCCTGGCAAGGCCCCTTATTGCCATGAAAATTGTGGAACTAGCCCATGCAGAAGGTGCAGATGCTATTGCCCATGGATGCACCGGTAAAGGAAACGATCAATTCCGATTTGAGGCCATTATACGTTCTTTATCTGATTGTAAGATAATCGCCCCAATAAGGGACTTGAATTTAACCCGGACTGAGGAAATGGATTATGCCCGTTCCTGCGGTATACCTCTACCTTCAGACAAATTGTACAGTATAGATGAAAATTTATGGGGAAGGGCAATTGAAGGGGACATATTAGAAGACCCTATGGTTGAACCTCCGGAAGATGCATTCAGCTGGACCCGATCCAGTGCAGATGCCCCTGAAAAGAGTCAGACCATAGAAATGGAATTTCAAAATGGTGTTCCTATTGCCATAAATGGAGATAAATTAAATCCCCTGGATTTAGTGGGCAAATGTAATGATCTTGCAGGGATGCATGGTATTGGTAGAGTGGATATAATTGAAGATAGGATAATAGGGCTTAAAAGCCGCGAAATATATGAAACACCTGGTGCTTTCTTAATTTTAGCTGCACATAAAGCCCTGGAACAGATGACTCTAACCAGAAATGAACTTAAATTTGCAGAAATTGTTAGCAATACTTATTCCGAATTAATTTATGATGGTATGTGGCATGAACCATTACGAGAAGATCTGGATCATCTATTAAGCCACATGCAGCAAAGGGTAAGTGGAATTGTTCGCTTAAAGCTGCATAAAGGAAGTTTACGTGTGGTGGGACGGAAATCACCGAATAGTCTTTACAATCAAGAAACCGTGTCTTTTGAAGATAAAACACTTGATCAGCGAGAAATGACAGGTATGGTCAAGAATTATGCCATGCAAGCTGCCATATACCAGAAATTATTTAAAAAATAA
- a CDS encoding pro-sigmaK processing inhibitor BofA family protein has translation MDILSFINLLVIGLFLVLLGIVGIKVLFKIGKTVIGIVFNMLMGFAVLFLANLLPFINIPLNILTIAVAGFGGIMGVGLLIFAQVLGFF, from the coding sequence ATGGACATCTTATCATTCATAAATCTTCTGGTTATTGGGCTATTTCTGGTTCTTTTAGGGATAGTTGGAATAAAAGTACTCTTTAAAATTGGAAAAACAGTTATTGGAATAGTATTCAATATGTTAATGGGTTTTGCCGTGCTTTTTTTAGCGAACCTGTTGCCCTTTATCAATATCCCCCTTAACATTCTCACCATTGCGGTGGCTGGTTTTGGAGGTATAATGGGAGTGGGTCTTTTGATATTTGCCCAGGTTTTAGGATTTTTTTAA
- a CDS encoding NAD(P)H-hydrate dehydratase, which translates to MNPLDMMVTDLNAEYMGLSRLSLMENAGSCLARHISSIAGTINPSPKRVIIFTGSGGNGGDGLVAGRHLLNYGYEVEIFLLNHPCNFRSSQSQSNYIILENMSVYAPGLKINYINDSKELDEFIIKDIDNSVVVDSILGTGIEGKLREPSRSAIKLINRMPGIKIAVDIPSGLNTLNGKIEDLAVKANYTITFHKVKTGLDLNSEYTGKIRICDIGIPEQAELFLGKGDLLRIKKRNPDAHKGANGRIMVLGGSKDYTGAPALAGLSALNTGADLVYVLCPESAALPLKSYSPDLIVRGLEGEVIHEGMVDDILEMAHKVDCVLMGCGASQDKQTGKTFNYILEKMDKPLVLDADALKLVKKDIVKNYEDLIVTPHSSEFNAFFREEVDFNSTLEEKIKALKNITPTIKGTVLLKGRVDVIMQQDHFRLNKTGSPGMTVGGTGDCLAGVVANLRAQGISIFDAGCLGAFINGRAGEIAEKKYGPNFTAAMMIPLLAEAMQY; encoded by the coding sequence ATGAATCCGCTGGACATGATGGTCACCGACCTTAATGCAGAATACATGGGACTTTCCAGATTATCTTTAATGGAAAATGCAGGCAGCTGTCTGGCCCGTCACATATCCTCTATTGCAGGGACCATAAATCCCTCACCAAAAAGGGTAATTATTTTTACAGGTTCTGGAGGCAATGGGGGTGATGGTCTGGTTGCGGGGCGCCACCTCTTAAATTATGGGTATGAGGTAGAAATTTTTTTATTAAATCATCCCTGTAATTTCAGGTCTTCACAAAGCCAATCTAACTACATAATACTGGAAAATATGTCGGTATATGCTCCTGGTTTAAAAATCAATTATATTAATGATTCAAAGGAGTTAGATGAGTTTATTATAAAAGATATTGATAATTCAGTGGTTGTGGATTCTATTCTGGGCACGGGAATTGAAGGAAAACTTAGAGAACCTTCTCGCTCAGCCATCAAATTAATTAATCGAATGCCAGGTATTAAAATAGCTGTTGATATTCCCAGTGGATTAAATACTTTAAATGGAAAAATAGAAGATCTGGCAGTAAAAGCAAACTACACCATTACTTTTCATAAAGTTAAAACCGGTTTGGATTTAAATTCAGAATATACGGGCAAAATCAGGATATGTGATATTGGAATACCGGAACAGGCAGAATTATTTTTAGGCAAAGGAGATCTTTTACGCATAAAAAAAAGAAATCCAGATGCTCATAAAGGGGCAAATGGTAGAATTATGGTTTTAGGAGGGAGCAAAGATTATACTGGTGCTCCTGCATTAGCTGGGCTTTCTGCTTTAAATACAGGGGCGGACCTGGTATATGTGCTGTGTCCAGAAAGTGCTGCTTTACCTTTAAAATCCTACTCTCCTGATTTGATAGTAAGAGGCCTGGAAGGGGAGGTTATTCATGAGGGGATGGTGGATGATATCCTGGAAATGGCCCATAAGGTAGATTGCGTTTTAATGGGATGTGGTGCTTCTCAGGATAAACAAACCGGAAAAACATTTAATTACATTCTGGAAAAAATGGATAAACCCCTGGTACTGGATGCGGATGCTTTAAAACTCGTGAAAAAGGACATAGTTAAAAACTATGAAGATCTGATTGTAACTCCTCATTCATCCGAGTTTAATGCATTTTTCAGAGAAGAGGTTGATTTCAATTCAACACTGGAAGAAAAAATAAAGGCTTTAAAAAATATTACCCCCACCATTAAAGGGACGGTACTGTTAAAAGGGAGAGTGGATGTGATTATGCAGCAGGACCACTTTAGATTAAACAAAACAGGAAGCCCTGGAATGACTGTGGGTGGAACAGGAGACTGCCTGGCAGGAGTAGTGGCAAATTTAAGGGCTCAGGGCATTTCTATTTTTGATGCAGGATGTTTAGGAGCATTTATTAATGGGAGAGCTGGTGAAATAGCTGAAAAAAAATACGGGCCAAATTTTACTGCTGCAATGATGATCCCGCTTTTAGCTGAAGCCATGCAGTACTGA
- a CDS encoding 3H domain-containing protein, translating into MAPSPIPKLPPSKNLTEAPLSIFYYAMLALIGLIFYGWIGSILIMKLDPINALYFTIITVATVGYGDITPVGAFQKFFSLTLAIGGVGLIAYVFSLSVSVVTMTFQEIASGSKIRKMLSSTENHFVLCGYGRVGAAVFEELKERNQKVIIVEKSRQLVEKELWEDPDILAIPGDATDENVMRYAGIERAKGVIITTGDDVNNLFITLASREIQSEIWIVTRASKKENIKRLYKSGADRVISPEISGGEDIYFAAIEPTMMKITVKHDVGSIEKEAKIILKYGCTLEDIEYHLPEFKAPLSRKIGVSQIEQLNRFMDSLKQDVNRKNSLEKIYESVSGIHSHWISGPDKKSLEKVVNELDKEGLLLGVNLEDQEIKKIAKKYGRLVEVVIKPEMLIVENHGVDDIAQEAEIIFKAGGKLEDIEYYLPGFGEPLQRKIDSSDMGDVSHFLDNLKKNASRKDALDRIYTLSGVGIHSHRVSGPDTKTLSRIEKDLEKSGFLLGVNLSKAEIKEIIQRSGRVVEMLVKHQVGEIDDKRIIIEMGGRILDSKHYLPGVRQVVTRNLNIKTKKDLENCEKELEKEDAKRSLTALYEISRHIHSHTIAAPEEKKIKQIEDKLYKKGVLLGVNLTEDEKWSIVEKENVKKFCIEK; encoded by the coding sequence ATGGCCCCTTCCCCCATTCCAAAACTTCCTCCTTCTAAAAATTTAACTGAAGCTCCTTTATCCATATTTTATTATGCAATGCTGGCCTTAATAGGACTTATATTTTATGGTTGGATCGGGTCCATATTAATAATGAAATTGGATCCCATTAATGCCCTTTATTTTACCATAATCACTGTGGCCACAGTAGGATATGGAGATATAACTCCTGTAGGAGCTTTTCAAAAATTTTTTTCATTGACACTGGCCATAGGGGGGGTGGGGCTTATTGCTTATGTTTTCAGTTTGAGTGTATCGGTGGTAACCATGACCTTTCAGGAAATAGCTTCTGGTTCAAAAATTAGGAAAATGCTGTCATCTACAGAGAATCATTTTGTATTATGTGGTTATGGTCGAGTAGGGGCTGCAGTTTTTGAAGAATTAAAAGAGCGAAATCAAAAAGTGATTATTGTTGAAAAAAGCAGGCAACTGGTGGAAAAAGAGTTATGGGAAGATCCTGATATTCTGGCCATACCTGGAGATGCCACTGATGAGAATGTAATGAGGTATGCTGGAATTGAAAGGGCTAAAGGAGTAATTATCACCACCGGAGACGATGTGAATAATCTATTCATTACCCTGGCTTCCCGTGAAATACAATCAGAAATATGGATCGTAACCCGTGCCAGTAAAAAAGAAAATATAAAACGTCTTTACAAATCAGGGGCAGACAGGGTTATTTCTCCCGAGATAAGCGGAGGAGAAGACATTTATTTTGCAGCAATTGAACCCACCATGATGAAAATCACAGTTAAGCATGATGTGGGAAGCATTGAAAAAGAAGCTAAAATCATTCTAAAATATGGTTGTACCCTGGAAGACATTGAATATCATTTACCTGAATTTAAAGCTCCCCTATCCAGAAAAATAGGTGTATCCCAAATAGAACAACTAAACAGGTTTATGGATAGTTTGAAACAGGATGTTAATCGTAAAAATTCCCTGGAAAAGATATATGAATCTGTGAGTGGTATTCATTCCCACTGGATTTCAGGGCCAGATAAAAAAAGCCTGGAAAAAGTAGTAAATGAACTGGATAAAGAAGGCTTGCTTTTAGGAGTTAATTTAGAGGATCAGGAAATAAAAAAAATTGCCAAAAAATATGGTCGCCTGGTGGAAGTGGTTATTAAACCAGAAATGCTGATTGTGGAAAATCATGGCGTAGATGATATCGCCCAGGAAGCAGAGATAATATTCAAGGCAGGAGGTAAGCTGGAAGATATAGAATATTACCTGCCAGGTTTTGGAGAACCATTGCAGCGTAAAATAGATTCCTCAGATATGGGTGATGTAAGTCATTTTTTAGATAACTTGAAGAAAAATGCCTCTCGTAAAGATGCCCTGGATAGAATTTATACATTATCCGGAGTAGGAATACATTCACACCGGGTATCTGGCCCAGATACTAAAACTTTATCCCGAATAGAAAAAGATCTTGAAAAAAGCGGATTTCTATTAGGAGTTAATTTATCTAAAGCGGAAATAAAGGAGATAATACAAAGATCTGGTCGGGTGGTGGAGATGCTGGTTAAACACCAGGTAGGGGAAATAGATGATAAGAGGATAATTATTGAAATGGGAGGCCGTATACTGGATTCCAAGCATTATTTACCCGGAGTAAGGCAGGTGGTTACCCGGAATTTAAATATTAAAACCAAAAAAGACCTGGAAAATTGTGAAAAAGAACTGGAAAAGGAAGATGCTAAAAGATCTTTAACTGCCCTGTATGAAATATCACGTCATATTCATTCTCATACCATAGCTGCGCCTGAGGAGAAAAAAATTAAACAAATAGAGGATAAATTATATAAAAAAGGAGTATTGCTCGGAGTTAATTTAACTGAGGATGAAAAGTGGAGTATTGTTGAAAAGGAGAATGTTAAAAAATTCTGTATAGAAAAATAG
- the fhcD gene encoding formylmethanofuran--tetrahydromethanopterin N-formyltransferase yields MEINGVEIEDTFAEAFGIQVSRVLVTAATKKLAKIAATEATGYGTSVIGCPAEAGIDGYVPPQDTPDGRPGYTIMICNPTQKKLDHELLERIGMGILTAPTTAVFDALDDADEKLKIGFKLKFFGDGFEKEVEVGGRMVNSIPIMSGDFLIDSEFGIKKGVAGGNFFILGDSPASALIAAETAVDAIMSVEGTITPFPGGMVASGSKVGSNKYKFLNASTNEKMCVTLKDEVEDTEIPADVNGIYEIVIDGVNEEAVKEAMKEGIKAACTVTGIKKISAGNYGGSLGAYQIKLQELF; encoded by the coding sequence ATGGAAATAAATGGTGTGGAAATTGAAGATACTTTTGCAGAAGCTTTTGGAATACAGGTTTCTCGTGTACTGGTAACGGCAGCAACTAAAAAACTGGCTAAAATAGCAGCAACTGAAGCTACAGGTTACGGAACCTCTGTTATTGGTTGTCCGGCTGAAGCAGGTATAGATGGCTATGTTCCTCCACAGGATACTCCTGATGGTAGGCCGGGATACACTATAATGATTTGTAATCCCACCCAGAAAAAATTGGACCACGAACTTCTAGAAAGAATTGGTATGGGAATTTTAACCGCTCCTACCACCGCAGTTTTCGATGCACTTGACGATGCTGATGAAAAATTAAAAATAGGATTCAAACTCAAATTCTTTGGGGACGGATTTGAAAAAGAGGTGGAAGTAGGGGGAAGAATGGTAAATTCAATTCCTATCATGTCTGGGGATTTCCTGATTGACAGCGAATTTGGAATCAAAAAGGGTGTAGCTGGCGGAAATTTCTTTATATTGGGAGATAGTCCTGCTTCTGCATTAATAGCAGCTGAAACAGCTGTAGATGCTATAATGTCAGTTGAAGGAACAATAACTCCTTTCCCGGGAGGTATGGTTGCTTCTGGATCTAAAGTTGGCTCCAACAAGTACAAGTTTTTAAATGCATCCACCAATGAAAAGATGTGTGTAACTCTAAAAGATGAAGTAGAAGACACTGAAATTCCAGCAGATGTTAATGGTATTTATGAAATAGTTATTGATGGTGTAAATGAAGAAGCTGTTAAAGAAGCAATGAAAGAAGGAATAAAAGCAGCCTGTACAGTTACAGGAATCAAAAAAATCAGTGCCGGTAATTATGGCGGCAGCCTGGGTGCCTATCAGATAAAATTACAGGAATTATTTTAA
- a CDS encoding sensor histidine kinase, whose translation MQEDYYSEVNHSIFNNLPQKERLLKLDEIREEIRNSPSILNTILDQIPSPLYIYDFKGNLIDCNNSFEELLGYKKEDLLGKNWLGLKIMPLIQRSRAKIILGKNVQGLSSGPDEYEFITRKGKLVHVEVKTSVLNTDNYKLILASVNDYERHIARENVLKSKHESTEELIGVIYRQIEKNLQIVSSLMNLQKSYMENNKDAELLQDTHNRVKSIRKAYEKLHHSHKLTSINFSEYVKSIISGLLSTYYPEPGNIALNLELDDVLMEMDTAIPLGMIISELVSNSFRHAFMPQVPGEIKVIFQDIPEKYVLKVSDNGKGFPKGSKFDDIQSLGLQLVKSLVNQMDATMHSNVSSGTNILIEVPRK comes from the coding sequence ATGCAGGAAGATTATTATTCAGAAGTCAATCATTCTATTTTTAATAATTTGCCCCAAAAAGAGCGATTATTAAAATTAGATGAAATTCGTGAGGAAATTAGAAATTCGCCCTCGATACTAAATACTATTCTGGATCAAATACCCTCTCCCCTTTATATTTATGATTTTAAAGGAAACCTTATCGATTGTAATAATTCTTTTGAAGAACTTTTAGGTTATAAAAAGGAAGATTTACTGGGTAAAAATTGGTTGGGACTGAAGATAATGCCCCTTATACAAAGATCCCGGGCAAAGATTATTTTGGGAAAGAATGTGCAGGGTCTTTCCAGTGGCCCGGATGAATATGAATTCATTACCCGGAAAGGTAAATTAGTTCATGTGGAGGTAAAAACTTCTGTATTGAATACAGATAATTATAAATTGATTTTGGCATCGGTTAATGATTATGAGAGACATATAGCTCGTGAAAATGTTCTCAAAAGTAAACATGAATCAACAGAAGAGTTGATTGGAGTAATTTATCGTCAGATAGAAAAGAATTTACAGATTGTAAGCAGTTTGATGAATCTCCAAAAATCTTACATGGAAAATAATAAAGATGCAGAACTCCTACAGGATACACATAATCGGGTAAAATCTATTCGCAAGGCTTATGAAAAATTACATCACTCCCATAAGTTAACCAGTATCAATTTTTCAGAATATGTTAAAAGTATAATTTCAGGTCTACTCAGCACTTACTATCCTGAACCTGGCAACATAGCTCTGAATTTAGAATTAGATGATGTTTTAATGGAAATGGATACTGCTATCCCTCTGGGAATGATTATAAGTGAATTGGTATCCAATAGTTTCCGCCATGCATTTATGCCCCAGGTACCCGGGGAAATTAAAGTAATTTTTCAGGATATTCCTGAAAAATACGTACTTAAAGTGTCAGACAATGGCAAAGGTTTTCCTAAAGGTTCAAAATTTGATGATATTCAATCTTTAGGCCTGCAGCTGGTTAAAAGCCTGGTAAACCAAATGGATGCCACTATGCACAGCAATGTTTCTTCAGGAACCAATATTTTAATTGAAGTTCCCAGAAAATAA
- a CDS encoding metallophosphoesterase, producing MIGILSDSHDHLTAIKKAVKIFNKNQVELVIHAGDLISPFTAGEFLKLHAPLEAIYGNNDGERDGLKTAFSDLCILEDFKDISYGKRRIAVIHGHLPPLVDSLVHCGKYDIVIRGHTHQFEISNGKTMLINPGECCGYLTGKKSLVLIDPHDLSYEMVEF from the coding sequence ATGATAGGTATCCTTTCAGACTCTCATGACCATCTGACCGCCATAAAAAAGGCTGTAAAGATATTCAATAAAAATCAAGTAGAGCTGGTAATTCATGCAGGTGATTTGATTTCACCTTTTACTGCCGGTGAATTTTTAAAACTTCATGCTCCTCTGGAGGCTATTTATGGAAATAATGATGGGGAAAGAGATGGCCTTAAAACAGCTTTTTCAGATTTATGTATATTGGAGGATTTTAAGGATATTTCCTATGGAAAACGAAGAATTGCAGTAATACATGGCCATCTGCCTCCTCTGGTGGACTCCTTAGTCCATTGCGGAAAGTATGATATTGTAATCAGGGGTCACACACATCAATTTGAGATTTCTAATGGTAAAACCATGCTTATAAATCCTGGAGAATGCTGTGGGTATCTAACTGGGAAAAAATCCCTGGTCTTAATTGATCCCCATGACCTTAGCTATGAAATGGTGGAATTTTAA
- a CDS encoding TRAM domain-containing protein, producing MFENDYDRKESNSAPINIGDEFDVKIEDLGRSGDGIARVEGFVIFVPGAGVGDEVKIKVNAVREKFGFAEIIE from the coding sequence TTGTTTGAAAATGATTACGATAGAAAAGAAAGTAATTCAGCCCCTATTAATATTGGGGACGAGTTTGATGTAAAAATAGAGGATCTTGGTCGAAGTGGCGATGGGATCGCCAGGGTAGAAGGTTTTGTAATATTTGTACCTGGCGCTGGTGTAGGTGATGAGGTAAAAATTAAAGTAAATGCCGTCCGGGAGAAGTTTGGATTTGCAGAAATAATTGAATAA
- a CDS encoding TrkH family potassium uptake protein, with protein MRYVGKRDLKVILEHLGIIMQAIGFVVLLPIFVALIYGEGNYIGFLIPSAISITIGTLLKKFISGSGPVRLKHGMMVAGLAWLWAALIGSMVLMLLIDIDFVNAYFESISAWTGSGLTIFSDVEILPKSVLFLRSLEQWIGGLGVVIVVIGILIRPGTAASRLYKSEAREERIKPSISNTVKTIWWIYLFYTVLGVVLYGLAGMPLFDAINNTMTNLSTGGMSIKNDNIGSYGSDLIYYITIFLMIVGGTSFLVHYKVFKGKLTRVFKDIQFRAMLIIIILFSALIIINRYLLPIDSVFHVVSALTCTGSNIQTLAEMQGWAGYVKIIIIMAMIIGGAAGSTTGAIKLIRLVTIFKGIYWEIMRIVTPEGSVIPRKISGKSVSDVEIREASAYTSIYFIFIFISWLLLSSYGYDTLNSLFEVVSAQGNVGLSMGITTAEMPVIPKIFLMFNMWLGRLEIIPVMVLFRAFLEVFKRN; from the coding sequence ATGAGATATGTTGGAAAAAGAGATTTAAAAGTTATCCTGGAACATTTAGGCATAATAATGCAAGCCATTGGTTTTGTAGTATTGCTACCCATATTTGTAGCTTTAATATATGGTGAAGGAAATTATATTGGTTTTTTGATTCCCTCTGCCATTTCCATAACCATAGGAACCCTTCTTAAAAAATTTATTTCTGGTTCCGGGCCAGTAAGACTTAAACACGGTATGATGGTGGCCGGATTAGCCTGGCTATGGGCAGCCCTTATTGGTAGTATGGTCCTTATGCTTTTAATTGATATTGATTTTGTTAATGCCTATTTTGAGAGCATATCTGCCTGGACAGGTAGTGGTCTGACCATTTTCTCTGATGTAGAGATTTTACCCAAATCTGTTCTATTTTTAAGGAGTTTGGAACAGTGGATTGGTGGATTAGGAGTGGTTATCGTAGTAATAGGTATATTAATCCGCCCAGGAACTGCAGCATCCCGTCTTTATAAATCTGAAGCCCGTGAAGAAAGAATCAAACCCAGTATCAGCAACACAGTGAAAACCATATGGTGGATTTACCTATTCTATACCGTTTTGGGAGTGGTGCTCTATGGTCTGGCAGGTATGCCCTTATTTGATGCCATTAATAACACCATGACCAATTTATCCACCGGTGGAATGTCCATCAAGAATGATAATATTGGATCCTATGGTAGTGATTTAATATACTACATTACTATTTTTTTAATGATAGTGGGCGGTACCAGTTTCTTAGTACATTACAAAGTATTTAAAGGAAAATTAACCCGTGTTTTTAAAGACATACAATTTAGAGCTATGTTAATAATCATTATCCTTTTTTCGGCACTTATTATAATAAATAGATATTTATTACCTATAGATTCTGTTTTCCATGTTGTTTCTGCTCTTACCTGTACTGGATCCAACATACAAACCCTGGCTGAGATGCAAGGTTGGGCAGGTTATGTCAAAATCATTATAATTATGGCCATGATTATTGGAGGTGCTGCTGGTTCCACCACCGGTGCCATAAAGCTTATCCGATTAGTTACCATATTTAAAGGAATTTACTGGGAAATTATGCGAATAGTGACTCCCGAAGGATCAGTGATTCCCCGGAAGATTTCTGGGAAATCCGTAAGTGATGTGGAAATTAGGGAAGCCAGTGCTTATACCTCCATTTATTTCATATTCATTTTTATTAGCTGGCTTTTGCTTTCCAGTTATGGTTATGATACTCTGAATTCCTTATTTGAGGTAGTTTCAGCCCAGGGAAATGTGGGACTTAGTATGGGCATAACTACAGCAGAAATGCCTGTTATTCCCAAGATATTTTTAATGTTCAATATGTGGCTGGGCCGTTTAGAGATTATTCCAGTTATGGTTCTATTTAGAGCATTTTTAGAAGTTTTCAAGAGAAATTGA
- a CDS encoding potassium channel family protein: MYIVIMGGGRVGLTLANLLISDGHDVTLIENDESLCGNAAVELDALVICGNGTDTKTLEEANIKTADVFVAATGNDEANLLSCILVREYNLSKIIARVSNPDHEEAFRKVGIDDVISPERAAAGYLEKLITRPKVADLIVMGHGNAEILDMTVKNKKIIGKSVGDISPTEDYLIVAIYNNGEIIIPHSSMILEENTKVSVLVKIDAVKAVTKIFTS, encoded by the coding sequence ATGTATATTGTTATAATGGGAGGCGGTCGGGTGGGATTAACCCTGGCCAATCTTTTAATATCTGATGGTCATGATGTGACCCTTATTGAAAATGATGAGTCTTTATGCGGTAATGCTGCAGTGGAGCTGGATGCCCTGGTAATATGTGGTAATGGAACTGATACCAAGACATTAGAAGAAGCCAATATAAAAACCGCAGACGTATTTGTGGCAGCTACAGGAAATGATGAAGCAAACCTCTTATCCTGCATACTGGTACGCGAATACAATCTTTCTAAAATTATAGCCAGGGTAAGTAACCCTGACCATGAAGAAGCATTTAGAAAGGTGGGTATTGACGATGTTATTTCCCCAGAACGCGCAGCTGCTGGATATCTGGAAAAACTAATTACCCGACCTAAAGTTGCTGATTTGATAGTCATGGGGCATGGAAATGCCGAAATACTGGATATGACTGTTAAAAATAAGAAGATTATAGGTAAAAGCGTGGGAGATATCAGCCCCACCGAAGACTATCTGATTGTGGCCATTTATAATAATGGAGAAATAATCATACCTCATTCCAGTATGATTCTGGAAGAAAATACCAAGGTATCAGTACTGGTAAAAATAGATGCTGTAAAAGCAGTGACCAAAATCTTCACCAGTTAA